Proteins co-encoded in one Babylonia areolata isolate BAREFJ2019XMU chromosome 5, ASM4173473v1, whole genome shotgun sequence genomic window:
- the LOC143282039 gene encoding uncharacterized protein LOC143282039: MKCTPLLLPPSSIPTYRPPSPDVSSPSQPPPPPVVPTVDCRRLLVNSARRRETASVRERWNLHQQQQKTDSMTSRIRHPKSAPLPSTSSRSAMSDLRKQIVAYGYGTIDESDVFSVRRLQFPQLEQELTKRNLTQRLPYHVKVEVGREERVNYPTHHPSNPRFFFFSARGARRPSSPTPSVTPRARCLRNEKEERFFIHPEWSSESVGWRRFVHHSNPAHFRYSWM; the protein is encoded by the exons ATGAAgtgtacccccctcctccttccgccctcctccatccccacctatCGCCCTCCTTCCCCTGATGTCTCctcaccctcacaacccccacccccacctgtcgTCCCTACTGTGGACTGCCGCCGTCTGCTGGTCAACAGTGCCCGACGGAGAG AAACAGCTTCTGTTCGAGAGAGATGGAAtctgcaccagcagcagcagaaaaccgATTCAATGACGTCACGAATTCGTCACCCCAAATCAGCACCGTTGCCGTCCACGTCATCGCGAAGTGCGATGTCCGATCTACGTAAACAGATCGTGGCCTATGGGTACGGCACGATTGACGAAAGTGACGTCTTCTCAGTACGACGTCTGCAGTTTCCGCAGCTGGAGCAGGAGCTGACTAAAAG GAACCTAACGCAGCGCCTTCCATACCACGtcaaggtggaggtggggagggaggagagggtgaactaccccacccaccatccctccaacccccgtttcttcttcttctcagcccGGGGGGCGCGCagaccctcttcccccaccccgtcCGTCACCCCGCGGGCCCGCTGCCTGAGGAACGAGAAGGAGGAGCGCTTCTTCATCCACCCCGAGTGGTCCTCAGAATCTGTCGGGTGGCGACGCTTCGTGCACCACTCTAACCCCGCCCACTTCCGCTACAGCTGGATGTGA